The Musa acuminata AAA Group cultivar baxijiao chromosome BXJ2-2, Cavendish_Baxijiao_AAA, whole genome shotgun sequence genome has a segment encoding these proteins:
- the LOC103976205 gene encoding uncharacterized protein LOC103976205 isoform X1, whose translation MTSHVADGAGDGGSEEPPHVLDVARFRRLNSLIHRENVDVDELLHLVEQDYHVNLMLDPLLSFVIACKKPKLACRLIDKISSNDMLTASNYDGDTALHVAAAMGYKAVASELIRRVPDLVHVRNRKQEIPLHKAALYGLQDMFWLLVSKESSPDARREDGATMLHCAIMGNAPELALQIARYYPGQITNVDQHGVTSLDLMLTIHGLFRSHTLLGFFESFVYDIFTSVVPSEEGCGKTDEKDAEALTTFVSVYRAEATKQDARRDYESLERSRGIRSRFPPQYDTLLDLLELICILARWSLFHLLKLFAVKYRREEIVKIIRDMRTILPSWLFPKIDPKTGNTILHLASRGSPDVAKEAQDEPDAMQLHYDLVWFETVRDMVPKELVHSRNAQTKTAEEMFTESHQVMLRSCKRQLMETGRTCSGLVAEIVFASSFSVPGDKDPATGSPVCFGRAAFKVFSHAYVFGLSCAATSLVLFLSLAMSPYKEQQFRRIIPTKYFFARSSFGLAMLSFLVAFTCNIYLQLYGWQKTKSKDLIPFVLELTVFPVICFLVLFFRGADFGISFLVRLWR comes from the exons ATGACGTCGCACGTTGCAGATGGCGCAGGTGATGGTGGATCAGAGGAGCCACCGCATGTCCTGGACGTGGCACGCTTCCGCCGGCTGAACTCGCTCATCCACCGTGAGAACGTGGACGTGGACGAACTCCTGCATCTGGTGGAGCAGGATTACCACGTGAACCTCATGCTCGACCCCTTGCTCAGCTTCGTCATCGCCTGCAAGAAGCCCAAGCTCGCCTGCCGCCTCATCGACAAAATATCATCAAATGACATGCTCACGGCCTCCAACTACGACGGCGACACGGCGCTTCACGTAGCTGCCGCCATGGGCTACAAAGCAGTGGCCTCGGAGCTGATCCGCAGGGTGCCAGATCTCGTTCATGTGCGGAACCGGAAGCAGGAGATACCGCTACATAAGGCGGCCCTGTACGGGCTGCAGGACATGTTCTGGCTGCtggtgtccaaggaaagctcaccGGATGCCCGGAGGGAGGACGGCGCCACCATGCTGCACTGTGCCATCATGGGCAATGCGCCGG AGCTCGCATTGCAGATTGCAAGGTATTATCCAGGTCAGATCACAAACGTCGATCAGCATGGTGTAACCTCGTTGGATCTAATGTTGACCATTCACGGGTTATTCCGAAGCCACACTCTCCTTGGCTTCTTCGAATCCTTCGTTTATGACA TTTTCACTTCAGTGGTTCCATCGGAAGAGGGCTGTGGCAAGACAgacgaaaaagatgcagaagctcTGACGACATTTGTCTCAGTATAT CGAGCCGAAGCCACAAAACAGGATGCACGACGTGACTACGAATCCCTGGAGAGGTCGAGAGGAATTCGTTCAAGATTCCCACCTCAATATGACACTCTCTTGGACCTATTGGAATTGATATGCATCTTAG CCAGATGGAGCCTTTTCCACCTTCTAAAGCTGT TCGCAGTCAAGTATCGTCGCGAGGAGATTGTCAAGATCATAAGGGACATGAGAACCATTTTACCATCGTGGTTATTTCCCAAAATCGACCCCAAAACCGGGAACACCATCCTGCATCTTGCTTCACGTGGAAGCCCTGATGTAGCAAAGGAAGCGCAAGACGAACCGGATGCAATGCAACTGCATTACGATTTAGTGTGGTTTGAG ACGGTGAGAGATATGGTTCCTAAGGAATTAGTGCACAGTCGGAACGCGCAAACGAAGACCGCAGAAGAGATGTTTACTGAGAGTCACCAAGTGATGCTCAGGAGTTGCAAACGTCAACTAATGGAAACGGGCAGGACGTGTTCAGGGCTGGTCGCTGAAATAGTGTTCGCGTCGAGCTTCTCCGTCCCCGGCGATAAGGACCCAGCCACCGGCAGCCCGGTTTGCTTTGGTAGGGCAGCTTTTAAGGTCTTCTCACATGCGTACGTGTTTGGGTTGTCATGCGCCGCCACATCTCTGGTGTTGTTCTTATCCCTCGCCATGTCACCGTACAAGGAGCAGCAGTTCCGTCGTATCATCCCAACCAAATACTTCTTTGCCCGCTCGTCGTTTGGGTTGGCGATGCTGTCTTTTCTGGTGGCGTTCACCTGCAACATCTACCTACAATTATATGGCTGGCAGAAGACGAAGTCGAAGGACTTGATTCCATTCGTATTGGAGCTCACCGTCTTCCCCGTCATCTGTTTCCTGGTGTTGTTCTTTCGTGGCGCCGATTTCGGTATATCTTTCCTTGTTCGTCTTTGGCGTTGA
- the LOC103976205 gene encoding uncharacterized protein LOC103976205 isoform X3 produces the protein MTSHVADGAGDGGSEEPPHVLDVARFRRLNSLIHRENVDVDELLHLVEQDYHVNLMLDPLLSFVIACKKPKLACRLIDKISSNDMLTASNYDGDTALHVAAAMGYKAVASELIRRVPDLVHVRNRKQEIPLHKAALYGLQDMFWLLVSKESSPDARREDGATMLHCAIMGNAPELALQIARYYPGQITNVDQHGVTSLDLMLTIHGLFRSHTLLGFFESFVYDIFTSVVPSEEGCGKTDEKDAEALTTFVSRAEATKQDARRDYESLERSRGIRSRFPPQYDTLLDLLELICILARWSLFHLLKLFAVKYRREEIVKIIRDMRTILPSWLFPKIDPKTGNTILHLASRGSPDVAKEAQDEPDAMQLHYDLVWFETVRDMVPKELVHSRNAQTKTAEEMFTESHQVMLRSCKRQLMETGRTCSGLVAEIVFASSFSVPGDKDPATGSPVCFGRAAFKVFSHAYVFGLSCAATSLVLFLSLAMSPYKEQQFRRIIPTKYFFARSSFGLAMLSFLVAFTCNIYLQLYGWQKTKSKDLIPFVLELTVFPVICFLVLFFRGADFGISFLVRLWR, from the exons ATGACGTCGCACGTTGCAGATGGCGCAGGTGATGGTGGATCAGAGGAGCCACCGCATGTCCTGGACGTGGCACGCTTCCGCCGGCTGAACTCGCTCATCCACCGTGAGAACGTGGACGTGGACGAACTCCTGCATCTGGTGGAGCAGGATTACCACGTGAACCTCATGCTCGACCCCTTGCTCAGCTTCGTCATCGCCTGCAAGAAGCCCAAGCTCGCCTGCCGCCTCATCGACAAAATATCATCAAATGACATGCTCACGGCCTCCAACTACGACGGCGACACGGCGCTTCACGTAGCTGCCGCCATGGGCTACAAAGCAGTGGCCTCGGAGCTGATCCGCAGGGTGCCAGATCTCGTTCATGTGCGGAACCGGAAGCAGGAGATACCGCTACATAAGGCGGCCCTGTACGGGCTGCAGGACATGTTCTGGCTGCtggtgtccaaggaaagctcaccGGATGCCCGGAGGGAGGACGGCGCCACCATGCTGCACTGTGCCATCATGGGCAATGCGCCGG AGCTCGCATTGCAGATTGCAAGGTATTATCCAGGTCAGATCACAAACGTCGATCAGCATGGTGTAACCTCGTTGGATCTAATGTTGACCATTCACGGGTTATTCCGAAGCCACACTCTCCTTGGCTTCTTCGAATCCTTCGTTTATGACA TTTTCACTTCAGTGGTTCCATCGGAAGAGGGCTGTGGCAAGACAgacgaaaaagatgcagaagctcTGACGACATTTGTCTCA CGAGCCGAAGCCACAAAACAGGATGCACGACGTGACTACGAATCCCTGGAGAGGTCGAGAGGAATTCGTTCAAGATTCCCACCTCAATATGACACTCTCTTGGACCTATTGGAATTGATATGCATCTTAG CCAGATGGAGCCTTTTCCACCTTCTAAAGCTGT TCGCAGTCAAGTATCGTCGCGAGGAGATTGTCAAGATCATAAGGGACATGAGAACCATTTTACCATCGTGGTTATTTCCCAAAATCGACCCCAAAACCGGGAACACCATCCTGCATCTTGCTTCACGTGGAAGCCCTGATGTAGCAAAGGAAGCGCAAGACGAACCGGATGCAATGCAACTGCATTACGATTTAGTGTGGTTTGAG ACGGTGAGAGATATGGTTCCTAAGGAATTAGTGCACAGTCGGAACGCGCAAACGAAGACCGCAGAAGAGATGTTTACTGAGAGTCACCAAGTGATGCTCAGGAGTTGCAAACGTCAACTAATGGAAACGGGCAGGACGTGTTCAGGGCTGGTCGCTGAAATAGTGTTCGCGTCGAGCTTCTCCGTCCCCGGCGATAAGGACCCAGCCACCGGCAGCCCGGTTTGCTTTGGTAGGGCAGCTTTTAAGGTCTTCTCACATGCGTACGTGTTTGGGTTGTCATGCGCCGCCACATCTCTGGTGTTGTTCTTATCCCTCGCCATGTCACCGTACAAGGAGCAGCAGTTCCGTCGTATCATCCCAACCAAATACTTCTTTGCCCGCTCGTCGTTTGGGTTGGCGATGCTGTCTTTTCTGGTGGCGTTCACCTGCAACATCTACCTACAATTATATGGCTGGCAGAAGACGAAGTCGAAGGACTTGATTCCATTCGTATTGGAGCTCACCGTCTTCCCCGTCATCTGTTTCCTGGTGTTGTTCTTTCGTGGCGCCGATTTCGGTATATCTTTCCTTGTTCGTCTTTGGCGTTGA
- the LOC103976205 gene encoding uncharacterized protein LOC103976205 isoform X4 gives MTSHVADGAGDGGSEEPPHVLDVARFRRLNSLIHRENVDVDELLHLVEQDYHVNLMLDPLLSFVIACKKPKLACRLIDKISSNDMLTASNYDGDTALHVAAAMGYKAVASELIRRVPDLVHVRNRKQEIPLHKAALYGLQDMFWLLVSKESSPDARREDGATMLHCAIMGNAPELALQIARYYPGQITNVDQHGVTSLDLMLTIHGLFRSHTLLGFFESFVYDMVPSEEGCGKTDEKDAEALTTFVSVYRAEATKQDARRDYESLERSRGIRSRFPPQYDTLLDLLELICILARWSLFHLLKLFAVKYRREEIVKIIRDMRTILPSWLFPKIDPKTGNTILHLASRGSPDVAKEAQDEPDAMQLHYDLVWFETVRDMVPKELVHSRNAQTKTAEEMFTESHQVMLRSCKRQLMETGRTCSGLVAEIVFASSFSVPGDKDPATGSPVCFGRAAFKVFSHAYVFGLSCAATSLVLFLSLAMSPYKEQQFRRIIPTKYFFARSSFGLAMLSFLVAFTCNIYLQLYGWQKTKSKDLIPFVLELTVFPVICFLVLFFRGADFGISFLVRLWR, from the exons ATGACGTCGCACGTTGCAGATGGCGCAGGTGATGGTGGATCAGAGGAGCCACCGCATGTCCTGGACGTGGCACGCTTCCGCCGGCTGAACTCGCTCATCCACCGTGAGAACGTGGACGTGGACGAACTCCTGCATCTGGTGGAGCAGGATTACCACGTGAACCTCATGCTCGACCCCTTGCTCAGCTTCGTCATCGCCTGCAAGAAGCCCAAGCTCGCCTGCCGCCTCATCGACAAAATATCATCAAATGACATGCTCACGGCCTCCAACTACGACGGCGACACGGCGCTTCACGTAGCTGCCGCCATGGGCTACAAAGCAGTGGCCTCGGAGCTGATCCGCAGGGTGCCAGATCTCGTTCATGTGCGGAACCGGAAGCAGGAGATACCGCTACATAAGGCGGCCCTGTACGGGCTGCAGGACATGTTCTGGCTGCtggtgtccaaggaaagctcaccGGATGCCCGGAGGGAGGACGGCGCCACCATGCTGCACTGTGCCATCATGGGCAATGCGCCGG AGCTCGCATTGCAGATTGCAAGGTATTATCCAGGTCAGATCACAAACGTCGATCAGCATGGTGTAACCTCGTTGGATCTAATGTTGACCATTCACGGGTTATTCCGAAGCCACACTCTCCTTGGCTTCTTCGAATCCTTCGTTTATGACA TGGTTCCATCGGAAGAGGGCTGTGGCAAGACAgacgaaaaagatgcagaagctcTGACGACATTTGTCTCAGTATAT CGAGCCGAAGCCACAAAACAGGATGCACGACGTGACTACGAATCCCTGGAGAGGTCGAGAGGAATTCGTTCAAGATTCCCACCTCAATATGACACTCTCTTGGACCTATTGGAATTGATATGCATCTTAG CCAGATGGAGCCTTTTCCACCTTCTAAAGCTGT TCGCAGTCAAGTATCGTCGCGAGGAGATTGTCAAGATCATAAGGGACATGAGAACCATTTTACCATCGTGGTTATTTCCCAAAATCGACCCCAAAACCGGGAACACCATCCTGCATCTTGCTTCACGTGGAAGCCCTGATGTAGCAAAGGAAGCGCAAGACGAACCGGATGCAATGCAACTGCATTACGATTTAGTGTGGTTTGAG ACGGTGAGAGATATGGTTCCTAAGGAATTAGTGCACAGTCGGAACGCGCAAACGAAGACCGCAGAAGAGATGTTTACTGAGAGTCACCAAGTGATGCTCAGGAGTTGCAAACGTCAACTAATGGAAACGGGCAGGACGTGTTCAGGGCTGGTCGCTGAAATAGTGTTCGCGTCGAGCTTCTCCGTCCCCGGCGATAAGGACCCAGCCACCGGCAGCCCGGTTTGCTTTGGTAGGGCAGCTTTTAAGGTCTTCTCACATGCGTACGTGTTTGGGTTGTCATGCGCCGCCACATCTCTGGTGTTGTTCTTATCCCTCGCCATGTCACCGTACAAGGAGCAGCAGTTCCGTCGTATCATCCCAACCAAATACTTCTTTGCCCGCTCGTCGTTTGGGTTGGCGATGCTGTCTTTTCTGGTGGCGTTCACCTGCAACATCTACCTACAATTATATGGCTGGCAGAAGACGAAGTCGAAGGACTTGATTCCATTCGTATTGGAGCTCACCGTCTTCCCCGTCATCTGTTTCCTGGTGTTGTTCTTTCGTGGCGCCGATTTCGGTATATCTTTCCTTGTTCGTCTTTGGCGTTGA
- the LOC103976205 gene encoding uncharacterized protein LOC103976205 isoform X5 — protein sequence MTSHVADGAGDGGSEEPPHVLDVARFRRLNSLIHRENVDVDELLHLVEQDYHVNLMLDPLLSFVIACKKPKLACRLIDKISSNDMLTASNYDGDTALHVAAAMGYKAVASELIRRVPDLVHVRNRKQEIPLHKAALYGLQDMFWLLVSKESSPDARREDGATMLHCAIMGNAPELALQIARYYPGQITNVDQHGVTSLDLMLTIHGLFRSHTLLGFFESFVYDMVPSEEGCGKTDEKDAEALTTFVSRAEATKQDARRDYESLERSRGIRSRFPPQYDTLLDLLELICILARWSLFHLLKLFAVKYRREEIVKIIRDMRTILPSWLFPKIDPKTGNTILHLASRGSPDVAKEAQDEPDAMQLHYDLVWFETVRDMVPKELVHSRNAQTKTAEEMFTESHQVMLRSCKRQLMETGRTCSGLVAEIVFASSFSVPGDKDPATGSPVCFGRAAFKVFSHAYVFGLSCAATSLVLFLSLAMSPYKEQQFRRIIPTKYFFARSSFGLAMLSFLVAFTCNIYLQLYGWQKTKSKDLIPFVLELTVFPVICFLVLFFRGADFGISFLVRLWR from the exons ATGACGTCGCACGTTGCAGATGGCGCAGGTGATGGTGGATCAGAGGAGCCACCGCATGTCCTGGACGTGGCACGCTTCCGCCGGCTGAACTCGCTCATCCACCGTGAGAACGTGGACGTGGACGAACTCCTGCATCTGGTGGAGCAGGATTACCACGTGAACCTCATGCTCGACCCCTTGCTCAGCTTCGTCATCGCCTGCAAGAAGCCCAAGCTCGCCTGCCGCCTCATCGACAAAATATCATCAAATGACATGCTCACGGCCTCCAACTACGACGGCGACACGGCGCTTCACGTAGCTGCCGCCATGGGCTACAAAGCAGTGGCCTCGGAGCTGATCCGCAGGGTGCCAGATCTCGTTCATGTGCGGAACCGGAAGCAGGAGATACCGCTACATAAGGCGGCCCTGTACGGGCTGCAGGACATGTTCTGGCTGCtggtgtccaaggaaagctcaccGGATGCCCGGAGGGAGGACGGCGCCACCATGCTGCACTGTGCCATCATGGGCAATGCGCCGG AGCTCGCATTGCAGATTGCAAGGTATTATCCAGGTCAGATCACAAACGTCGATCAGCATGGTGTAACCTCGTTGGATCTAATGTTGACCATTCACGGGTTATTCCGAAGCCACACTCTCCTTGGCTTCTTCGAATCCTTCGTTTATGACA TGGTTCCATCGGAAGAGGGCTGTGGCAAGACAgacgaaaaagatgcagaagctcTGACGACATTTGTCTCA CGAGCCGAAGCCACAAAACAGGATGCACGACGTGACTACGAATCCCTGGAGAGGTCGAGAGGAATTCGTTCAAGATTCCCACCTCAATATGACACTCTCTTGGACCTATTGGAATTGATATGCATCTTAG CCAGATGGAGCCTTTTCCACCTTCTAAAGCTGT TCGCAGTCAAGTATCGTCGCGAGGAGATTGTCAAGATCATAAGGGACATGAGAACCATTTTACCATCGTGGTTATTTCCCAAAATCGACCCCAAAACCGGGAACACCATCCTGCATCTTGCTTCACGTGGAAGCCCTGATGTAGCAAAGGAAGCGCAAGACGAACCGGATGCAATGCAACTGCATTACGATTTAGTGTGGTTTGAG ACGGTGAGAGATATGGTTCCTAAGGAATTAGTGCACAGTCGGAACGCGCAAACGAAGACCGCAGAAGAGATGTTTACTGAGAGTCACCAAGTGATGCTCAGGAGTTGCAAACGTCAACTAATGGAAACGGGCAGGACGTGTTCAGGGCTGGTCGCTGAAATAGTGTTCGCGTCGAGCTTCTCCGTCCCCGGCGATAAGGACCCAGCCACCGGCAGCCCGGTTTGCTTTGGTAGGGCAGCTTTTAAGGTCTTCTCACATGCGTACGTGTTTGGGTTGTCATGCGCCGCCACATCTCTGGTGTTGTTCTTATCCCTCGCCATGTCACCGTACAAGGAGCAGCAGTTCCGTCGTATCATCCCAACCAAATACTTCTTTGCCCGCTCGTCGTTTGGGTTGGCGATGCTGTCTTTTCTGGTGGCGTTCACCTGCAACATCTACCTACAATTATATGGCTGGCAGAAGACGAAGTCGAAGGACTTGATTCCATTCGTATTGGAGCTCACCGTCTTCCCCGTCATCTGTTTCCTGGTGTTGTTCTTTCGTGGCGCCGATTTCGGTATATCTTTCCTTGTTCGTCTTTGGCGTTGA
- the LOC103976205 gene encoding uncharacterized protein LOC103976205 isoform X2 has protein sequence MTSHVADGAGDGGSEEPPHVLDVARFRRLNSLIHRENVDVDELLHLVEQDYHVNLMLDPLLSFVIACKKPKLACRLIDKISSNDMLTASNYDGDTALHVAAAMGYKAVASELIRRVPDLVHVRNRKQEIPLHKAALYGLQDMFWLLVSKESSPDARREDGATMLHCAIMGNAPELALQIARYYPGQITNVDQHGVTSLDLMLTIHGLFRSHTLLGFFESFVYDIFTSVVPSEEGCGKTDEKDAEALTTFVSVYRAEATKQDARRDYESLERSRGIRSRFPPQYDTLLDLLELICILARWSLFHLLKLFKYRREEIVKIIRDMRTILPSWLFPKIDPKTGNTILHLASRGSPDVAKEAQDEPDAMQLHYDLVWFETVRDMVPKELVHSRNAQTKTAEEMFTESHQVMLRSCKRQLMETGRTCSGLVAEIVFASSFSVPGDKDPATGSPVCFGRAAFKVFSHAYVFGLSCAATSLVLFLSLAMSPYKEQQFRRIIPTKYFFARSSFGLAMLSFLVAFTCNIYLQLYGWQKTKSKDLIPFVLELTVFPVICFLVLFFRGADFGISFLVRLWR, from the exons ATGACGTCGCACGTTGCAGATGGCGCAGGTGATGGTGGATCAGAGGAGCCACCGCATGTCCTGGACGTGGCACGCTTCCGCCGGCTGAACTCGCTCATCCACCGTGAGAACGTGGACGTGGACGAACTCCTGCATCTGGTGGAGCAGGATTACCACGTGAACCTCATGCTCGACCCCTTGCTCAGCTTCGTCATCGCCTGCAAGAAGCCCAAGCTCGCCTGCCGCCTCATCGACAAAATATCATCAAATGACATGCTCACGGCCTCCAACTACGACGGCGACACGGCGCTTCACGTAGCTGCCGCCATGGGCTACAAAGCAGTGGCCTCGGAGCTGATCCGCAGGGTGCCAGATCTCGTTCATGTGCGGAACCGGAAGCAGGAGATACCGCTACATAAGGCGGCCCTGTACGGGCTGCAGGACATGTTCTGGCTGCtggtgtccaaggaaagctcaccGGATGCCCGGAGGGAGGACGGCGCCACCATGCTGCACTGTGCCATCATGGGCAATGCGCCGG AGCTCGCATTGCAGATTGCAAGGTATTATCCAGGTCAGATCACAAACGTCGATCAGCATGGTGTAACCTCGTTGGATCTAATGTTGACCATTCACGGGTTATTCCGAAGCCACACTCTCCTTGGCTTCTTCGAATCCTTCGTTTATGACA TTTTCACTTCAGTGGTTCCATCGGAAGAGGGCTGTGGCAAGACAgacgaaaaagatgcagaagctcTGACGACATTTGTCTCAGTATAT CGAGCCGAAGCCACAAAACAGGATGCACGACGTGACTACGAATCCCTGGAGAGGTCGAGAGGAATTCGTTCAAGATTCCCACCTCAATATGACACTCTCTTGGACCTATTGGAATTGATATGCATCTTAG CCAGATGGAGCCTTTTCCACCTTCTAAAGCTGT TCAAGTATCGTCGCGAGGAGATTGTCAAGATCATAAGGGACATGAGAACCATTTTACCATCGTGGTTATTTCCCAAAATCGACCCCAAAACCGGGAACACCATCCTGCATCTTGCTTCACGTGGAAGCCCTGATGTAGCAAAGGAAGCGCAAGACGAACCGGATGCAATGCAACTGCATTACGATTTAGTGTGGTTTGAG ACGGTGAGAGATATGGTTCCTAAGGAATTAGTGCACAGTCGGAACGCGCAAACGAAGACCGCAGAAGAGATGTTTACTGAGAGTCACCAAGTGATGCTCAGGAGTTGCAAACGTCAACTAATGGAAACGGGCAGGACGTGTTCAGGGCTGGTCGCTGAAATAGTGTTCGCGTCGAGCTTCTCCGTCCCCGGCGATAAGGACCCAGCCACCGGCAGCCCGGTTTGCTTTGGTAGGGCAGCTTTTAAGGTCTTCTCACATGCGTACGTGTTTGGGTTGTCATGCGCCGCCACATCTCTGGTGTTGTTCTTATCCCTCGCCATGTCACCGTACAAGGAGCAGCAGTTCCGTCGTATCATCCCAACCAAATACTTCTTTGCCCGCTCGTCGTTTGGGTTGGCGATGCTGTCTTTTCTGGTGGCGTTCACCTGCAACATCTACCTACAATTATATGGCTGGCAGAAGACGAAGTCGAAGGACTTGATTCCATTCGTATTGGAGCTCACCGTCTTCCCCGTCATCTGTTTCCTGGTGTTGTTCTTTCGTGGCGCCGATTTCGGTATATCTTTCCTTGTTCGTCTTTGGCGTTGA
- the LOC135604858 gene encoding uncharacterized protein LOC135604858, which translates to MAAPSTTQKLTPAADVGTGSGRKVEKQPSVPGKSQPAHRAGGGGSEEPPHALDVARFRRLNSLIHRENVDADELLNLVGRDNRVNLMNDPLLSVVIACKKPKLAVRLMAKISSNDILKAKNFNGDTALHVAAAMDDQEVASELIRRNPDLVHERNGKLEIPLHKAALYGLKDMFWLLVEKNSSPEARREDGATMLHCAIMGNAPVLALEIAKTYPIQIESRNEHALTPLQLLVTIPEAFRSQALLEALDSFIYKWIPLDEDSSKMNKRDEEVALNGSSIGVAQDDNSPRAFRSKFPSNYSTLLDLLALTKIPAGWILRLVYNIIRQLLPRVQRLEGKKKNHAETMHFIEYLAKEGYFEFFVLGKDPTEGSIPGPQDSPPETGQEGDARKRDKEPTITSEALDGQFGKFGPPETVQEGDAQKKALSPSSEDRWNEPPLILGAQMGLHDFVGKILEVCPQSATYLDTKGRNVLQVAVMYRREEIVKIIKDMRTILPSWLFSKIDPKTGNTILHLASVGSPDVAKEEQDAPDAMQLHYDLVWFEMVQSSIPKELVHSRNKKGKTAQELFTSNHKQMRKSCKKQLVGIAKTCTSAVAAVVFAMSSSFSHTDDPKTGDSRMFKALSYTYVIGLSFAATSLFLLLSLVNSSYKEQKFRRAIPTKFFLARLTYNMALGTLLLAFTFNTFLQIYGVEGAKEKQEITFMLEIIVCPVLTCLLLFFPDAIFGTFRRFI; encoded by the exons ATGGCGGCTCCTTCCACCACCCAAAAGCTGACGCCTGCTGCTGATGTAGGCACCGGATCAGGGAGAAAAGTAGAGAAACAGCCGTCTGTACCTGGGAAATCGCAGCCTGCACATCGCGCAGGTGGCGGTGGATCAGAGGAGCCACCGCATGCCCTGGACGTGGCACGCTTCCGCCGGCTGAACTCGCTCATCCACCGTGAGAACGTGGACGCGGACGAACTTCTGAATCTTGTGGGGCGGGATAACCGCGTGAACCTCATGAATGACCCGCTGCTCAGCGTCGTCATCGCCTGCAAGAAGCCCAAGCTCGCCGTCCGCCTCATGGCCAAAATATCATCAAATGACATTCTCAAGGCCAAAAACTTCAACGGCGACACGGCGCTTCACGTAGCTGCCGCCATGGACGACCAAGAAGTGGCCTCGGAGCTGATCCGTAGGAATCCAGATCTCGTTCATGAGCGGAACGGGAAGCTGGAGATACCGCTACATAAGGCGGCCCTGTACGGGCTGAAGGACATGTTCTGGCTGCTGGTGGAAAAGAACAGCTCACCGGAAGCCCGGAGGGAGGACGGCGCCACCATGCTGCACTGTGCCATCATGGGCAATGCGCCGG TACTCGCCTTGGAGATCGCAAAGACTTATCCAATTCAGATCGAATCCCGGAATGAGCACGCCCTCACTCCGCTGCAGCTGTTGGTGACCATTCCAGAGGCATTCCGAAGCCAAGCACTTCTTGAGGCCCTCGACTCCTTCATCTACAAAT GGATTCCCTTGGACGAGGACTCGAGTAAAATGAACAAAAGGGATGAAGAGGTGGCACTCAACGGATCT AGCATTGGAGTAGCACAAGACGATAACTCGCCGAGGGCTTTTCGCTCAAAATTCCCATCAAACTACAGCACTCTCTTAGACCTGCTGGCGTTGACCAAAATCCCAG CTGGCTGGATTCTGCGATTGGTTTATAACATTATAAGGCAAT TGTTGCCGAGAGTCCAACGTctggaggggaagaagaagaaccatGCAGAAACAATGCACTTTATCGAATACTTAGCAAAAGAAGGATACTTCGAGTTCTTTGTGCTTGGAAAAGATCCCACCGAAGGCAGTATACCTGGTCCACAAGACTCTCCACCGGAGACTGGACAAGAAGGTGATGCCCGAAAAAGGGACAAGGAACCCACAATTACTTCAGAAGCGCTTGACGGCCAATTTGGTAAGTTTGGTCCACCGGAGACTGTACAAGAAGGTGATGCCCAAAAAAAGGCACTGTCACCGAGCTCGGAAGACAGATGGAATGAACCACCCTTGATCTTAGGTGCACAAATGGGCCTTCATGATTTCGTCGGCAAGATCCTGGAAGTGTGCCCACAGTCAGCGACCTACCTGGATACGAAGGGCAGAAACGTTCTCCAAGTCGCAGTCATGTATCGTCGCGAGGAGATTGTCAAGATCATAAAGGACATGAGAACCATTTTACCATCCTGGTTATTTTCCAAAATCGACCCCAAAACCGGGAACACCATCCTGCATCTTGCTTCAGTTGGAAGCCCTGATGTAGCAAAGGAAGAGCAAGACGCACCGGATGCAATGCAACTGCATTACGATTTAGTATGGTTTGAG ATGGTGCAATCAAGTATTCCTAAAGAACTAGTGCATAGTCGAAATAAGAAAGGAAAGACAGCGCAAGAGCTCTTTACTTCGAACCACAAACAGATGCGTAAGAGTTGCAAGAAACAACTAGTGGGGATTGCAAAGACATGTACAAGCGCTGTGGCAGCTGTGGTCTTCGCCATGAGCTCCTCCTTCTCCCACACCGACGATCCAAAAACTGGCGATTCACGCATGTTCAAGGCCTTGTCATACACATACGTGATCGGGTTGTCATTCGCGGCTACATCTCTGTTCCTGTTGCTGTCCCTCGTCAATTCATCGTACAAGGAGCAGAAGTTCCGCCGTGCCATCCCAACCAAGTTTTTCTTAGCCCGCCTCACATATAACATGGCGTTGGGGACTCTGTTGCTGGCCTTCACATTCAACACTTTCCTGCAGATATATGGCGTGGAGGGAGCAAAGGAAAAGCAAGAGATCACATTCATGCTGGAGATCATCGTCTGTCCAGTTCTCActtgcctcctcctcttctttcctgACGCCATATTTGGTACATTTCGTCGTTTTATTTAA